The Mytilus edulis chromosome 12, xbMytEdul2.2, whole genome shotgun sequence genome contains a region encoding:
- the LOC139497895 gene encoding trypsin-like translates to MYRVFIVGAFVVFYMATVCSADTSVKIINGSNANIEDHPWMVHIQIRRNESANFTTFCGGAIIDKSWVLTAAHCNLINSGGPAKNMRVAAGSSFLSQMKVKIPVKKYYEHEKFYLFAFENDLILLQLQKPLKFGSTINKIDIDTEIGKNYTGDMCTITGWGDTDINLGGNYPDRLQVLSMPVVSNEYCGIKHFISKTYLNNILCLQDKEKKDSCEKDSGGPVVCSKKLVGALSYGVNGPCDGFLPSVYTRISAYLDWIKDKMNMKNKKKKEKKKDKKKKSNTNRKGKKNKKINRN, encoded by the exons ATGTATAGAGTGTTCATTGTCGGTGCATTTGTTG TGTTCTATATGGCTACA gttTGTTCGGCTGATACAAGTGTAAAGATTATTAATGGTAGCAATGCCAACATAGAAGATCATCCATGGATGGTTCATATTCAGATCAGACGAAATGAAAGTGCTAATTTTACCACCTTTTGTGGAGGTGCAATTATTGACAAAAGTTGGGTTCTTACAGCGGCACATTGTAATCTGATCAATTCTGGAGGACC GGCTAAAAATATGAGAGTAGCAGCTGGAAGCTCTTTTTTGAGTCAGATGAAAGTAAAAATACCCGTGAAAAAGTATTATGAG CACGAAAAATTTTATTTATTCGCCTTCGAAAATGACCTTATCTTACTACAGCTTCAGAAACCGCTTAAATTCGGGTCTACAATCAATAAAATCGACATTGACACTGAAATAGGCAAAAATTATACAGGAGACATGTGCACAATAACAGGATGGGGAGATACAGATATCAACTTAG GAGGCAATTACCCTGATCGTCTACAAGTACTGTCTATGCCTGTTGTCTCAAATGAATACTGTGGAATTAAACACTTTATTTCAAAGACATATTTGAACAACATACTGTGTCTgcaagataaggaaaaaaaggaTTCTTGTGAG AAGGATAGTGGTGGACCCGTGGTTTGCAGTAAAAAGCTTGTAGGAGCACTTTCATATGGTGTTAACGGCCCTTGCGATGGATTTCTTCCAAGTGTGTATACAAGAATTTCTGCTTACTTAGACTGGATTAAAGACAAAATGAATATGAAGAATAAGAAAAAGAAGGaaaagaagaaagataagaaaaaGAAGTCCAATACGAatagaaagggaaagaaaaacaaaaaaattaacagaaaTTAA